The Lactuca sativa cultivar Salinas chromosome 2, Lsat_Salinas_v11, whole genome shotgun sequence genome includes a window with the following:
- the LOC111921852 gene encoding uncharacterized protein LOC111921852 gives MNTLYGYMIDKKLAFPVIQKEVRRLWKNVGLEEVFMNNKGFFFFKFSDEQGMLSILEGSPWLMFNNMPLFLQRWRPGLTLTKNRHDKIPVWVKIYDLPLEVWSGDNLCIIASKLGIPLAFDSFTEEMCLEHKGRNAYARILIEMSADKEWKRNIDISTWDFVTNSAVIQSFDVEYAWMPSRCGHCKVFGHIDKAVGLARRIKEKNVIDDEGFTEFTNKKNKNLKDGEGTSNSVRKAANIVNQKSNGKSNFSRVGNNFRGQYGNRGGNG, from the exons ATGAATACTTTATATGGGTATATGATTGATAAGAAATTGGCATTTCCAGTGATCCAGAAGGAGGTTAGAAGGCTATGGAAGAATGTGGGTCTTGAAGAGGTGTTTATGAATAATAAAGGGttcttcttttttaaatttagtGATGAACAGGGGATGTTATCTATTCTTGAAGGAAGTCCATGGCTAATGTTCAATAATATGCCTTTATTCCTTCAAAGATGGAGACCAGGTTTGACTTTAACTAAAAATAGACATGATAAGATTCCAGTTTGGGTCAAAATTTATGATTTACCTTTGGAGGTTTGGAGTGGGGATAATCTGTGCATTATTGCTAGTAAATTGGGAATTCCTCTTGCTTTTGATTCTTTTACTGAAGAGATGTGTTTGGAACATAAGGGGAGGAATGCTTATGCTAGAATCCTTATCGAAATGTCAGCTGATAAAGAATGGAAGAGGAACATTGATATCTCAACTTGGGATTTTGTAACTAATTCTGCTGTGATTCAAAGCTTTGATGTGGAATATGCTTGGATGCCTTCTAGATGCGGTCACTGTAAGGTGTTTGGGCACATAGATAAG GCAGTGGGATTAGCAAGGAGGATAAAGGAAAAAAATGTGATTGATGATGAAGGATTTACTGAATTTactaataagaaaaataagaatctTAAAGATGGAGAAGGCACAAGTAATTCAGTGAGGAAAGCTGCTAATATAGTTAATCAGAAAAGTAATGGGAAGAGTAATTTCTCAAGAGTGGGAAATAATTTTAGGGGACAATATGGGAACAGAGGTGGAAATGGTTAG
- the LOC128132343 gene encoding uncharacterized protein LOC128132343, whose amino-acid sequence MPDGPVTRARAKTFKEALNGLQSQVCLAFFSCIEVTLIWIQFLLICLKYKMGDQNPPPNLQVQAMMDEMRRLMTNEFNQVHERMDRMEAQVQRTRSRASSQVSNGEEEDDGWEPERRPNRRRSRRDDNLSSIKMKVPSFKGKSDPDAYIEWETKMEFIFDCHEYSNRKKVKLAVVEFSDYALTWWDQLLITRRRNGERPIETWDEMKSVMRRWFVPSHYFRDLHNKLQSLKQGSKCVDDYFKEMEVMMVRANIEEDPEATMARFLNGLNLEIRDRVEMQHYVEIEDMVHMAVKIEKQLKRGGGSRN is encoded by the exons ATGCCAGATGGACCAGTTACGAGGGCACGAGCTAAAACATTCAAAGAGGCTTTAAATGGATTG CAAAGCCAAGTTTGTTTGGCTTTCTTTTCGTGTATTGAGGTTACTTTAATTTGGATACAATTTCTTTTGATTTGTTTG AAATATAAGATGGGTGATCAAAACCCCCCACCAAACCTTCAAGTTCAAGCTATGATGGATGAGATGCGACGTTTGATGACAAATGAATTTAACCAAGTACATGAAAGAATGGATCGAATGGAGGCACAAGTACAAAGAACTCGATCTCGAGCATCATCACAGGTTTCTAACGGGGAAGAGGAGGATGATGGTTGGGAACCTGAAAGGCGACCAAATAGAAGGAGGTCACGAAGAGATGACAATTTAAGTTCTATTAAAATGAAAGTTCCTTCTTTCAAAGGAAAATCAGACCCGGACGCGTACATTGAATGGGAGACAAAAATGGAGTTCATATTTGATTGTCATGAATATTCCAACCGTAAGAAGGTAAAACTAGCCGTAGTTGAGTTTTCTGATTATGCACTAACATGGTGGGATCAACTTCTAATCACTAGACGGAGAAATGGAGAAAGGCCTATTGAGACATGGGATGAAATGAAGAGTGTCATGCGAAGATGGTTTGTGCCAAGTCATTACTTTCGTGATCTCCACAATAAACTTCAAAGCTTAAAACAAGGCAGCAAGTGTGTTGATGATTACTTCAAAGAAATGGAGGTTATGATGGTTCGTGCCAATATTGAGGAGGATCCTGAGGCAACCATGGCCAGATTCTTAAATGGCTTAAATCTTGAAATTCGTGATCGCGTTGAGATGCAACATTATGTTGAAATTGAAGACATGGTCCATATGGCTGTTAAAattgaaaaacaattaaaaagaGGTGGTGGGTCTcgaaat
- the LOC111921850 gene encoding uncharacterized protein LOC111921850, which produces MDVIRDNKLGICAVVESHVKISNLKNVCSKSFGNWDWVSNNKQRDVGTRIIVGWDPKLFDVMVITQSKQVIHCYVKFSGSNYSMFFSFIYAASGYIERRALWEDLKKFSLTVKKEAWCILGDFNVALKDSDYSEGCSRILKGVDDFRECINFIEVEDLNSTGFQFTWNKSPSGNKGILKKLDRIMVSKFISDHPSAYPAILFIPNGKVRWKSSFRFANFIADKENFLPMVKDIWSSNIEGFFMFKVTQKLKVLKKQCRQLCNKFRGSGMKIKELRKHLGNIQMKIDQEPFNATYREEHANILFEYNVACNDEEKLLSQRSKIKWLSDGDNNTKFFHSCLKSRINRNRILMVLDEEDGLGGML; this is translated from the coding sequence ATGGATGTTATAAGGGATAATAAGCTGGGAATTTGTGCTGTTGTTGAATCCCATGTCAAAATTTCAAACTTAAAGAatgtgtgtagtaaatcatttggtAACTGGGATTGGGTTTCTAATAACAAACAACGTGATGTTGGTACTAGAATAATTGTTGGATGGGATCCAAAATTATTTGATGTTATGGTTATAACTCAATCGAAACAGGTGATACATTGCTATGTCAAATTTTCTGGTTCTAATTATAGCATGTTTTTTTCTTTCATCTATGCTGCTTCCGGATATATTGAAAGAAGGGCTTTATGGGAAGACTTGAAAAAATTTAGCTTAACTGTGAAAAAGGAAGCTTGGTGTATTTTGGGTGATTTCAATGTTGCGTTAAAAGATTCAGATTATTCAGAAGGTTGTTCGAGAATTCTGAAAGGAGTTGATGATTTTCGTGAATGCATCAATTTTATTGAAGTTGAAGACTTGAATAGCACTGGTTTTCAATTCACTTGGAATAAATCTCCTTCTGGGAATAAGGGAATTCTGAAGAAGCTGGATAGGATTATGGTCTCGAAATTCATATCTGATCATCCTTCAGCTTATCCTGCTATTCTTTTCATTCCTAATGGTAAAGTGAGATGGAAATCTTCTTTTAGATTTGCTAATTTCATTGCGGATAAAGAAAATTTTTTGCCTATGGTAAAGGATATTTGGTCTTCAAATATTGAAGGTTTTTTTATGTTCAAAGTTACTCAGAAATTGAAAGTGTTGAAGAAGCAGTGTAGGCAGCTGTGTAACAAATTCAGAGGGTCGGGAATGAAAATTAAGGAGTTAAGGAAGCACTTGGGAAATATTCAGATGAAAATTGATCAGGAGCCTTTTAATGCCACATATCGGGAGgagcatgctaatattctttttgaaTATAATGTTGCTTGTAATGATGAAGAAAAGCTGCTATCTCAAAGATCTAAGATCAAATGGCTATCTGATGGGGATAATAATACAAAGTTTTTTCACAGTTGTTTGAAAAGCAGGATTAACAGGAATCGAATTTTGATGGTGCTTGATGAGGAAGATGGATTAGGGGGAATGCTATGA